The Rhizobium jaguaris nucleotide sequence GGCGGCGACATATACAGGCCGACAATGTCCTGCACCTTGTCGACGAACAGCGGATCGGAAGACAGCTTGAATGTCTCCGAGCGATGCGGCTGTAAACCAAATGCGGTCCAGATCCGACGGATGGTGGTGTGCGACAGCCCGCTGTCGGCTGCCATCGAGCGGATAGACCAGTGCGTGGCATCCTTCGGAGTGGTGTTCAACGTACGTTCGATGACTTCGGCGACCTGCGCGTCAGAGACGGTTCGTGGCCGACCTGCGCGATATTCGTCAGTCAGCCCGTCAATGCCATCCCGCGCGAACCGGCGACGCCATTTGCCAACCGTATGTTCGTGGACACCGAGGCGTTCGGCAACATCCTTGCTCTCCAGGCCCTCTGCACACAACAGGACTATCCGGCATCGATCCGACAGCGAGCGAGGTGCTGTATGCCGACGCACCTGAGATTCAAGGAAATTCCTATCCCCGTCACTCAGGACCACGATGTCTGCTCGCCTGCCCACCATCAATCAAACTCCTGCCGTTGCTGCAGAAGCATAACAAATGATGCCTACTTTAGTTCCGGGTGACTAGCTTACCGAAAATTGAAGGGCGCCTGTATCAGCACCAGGATCGATGCCGCGGCTCCCACGGGAAGGCAAGGCCTTCACGAACGAGCCTGTGACCGAGATCGCGACGGTCAACCGAAACGAAGGCGATCGAGTCTCCTCGACGATCCGTGTTGACGCGGGCCATCGTGAATGTCGAACCGTTCAGGAGCCGACCAAGCCTGTCTGTCGCCTGATCTGCCCGTTCCCTCTCCCTGACGCATCGCGCCTGCCTGTTCGGCGCATCGATGTTGGCGATCCGAACCTGTTCGCGATGATTGCCCCATCGGTTGATGACGAATGTGTCGCCACTGGCGATCTGCAACGTGACCGGTTCGCATGCGCTGTTTTCGCAATAGGTCGCGTGGACACTAAACGAGATAAAGGCCGATCGCGGCCCTGCGTCCGCTGGCGCGGCGGTGACGAGCGAATACAGCGCCGCGGCGACCGCCGAGAACTTGCGCATTCTCTCCATGGTGATCAATCCCAGGGAATGATGGCCATGAGGTCTTCGTCATCCTGACCGGGATAGCGGCCCCGCGACAAATGCTGGGCATTTGCGCTTAGATTGGCGTTGAGGCGGCCGTAGCCGGTGTTGACGGAGAGGGTAAAATAGTCGCCACCACTCTGGTTCTGCTTCTTCCAGATGCCGCCGATCTCCACCCGTTTACCGCGCGGGCTTTTGGCGAACAGGCGGTAGACGGGAGCTTTTGCGTTGGCGCTTTCATACTCTTCGCCGGAGATGTCGAGATCGTAGGCGATCGAAGCGATGTTGCCACTGAGGCTTTTGCCGTCACCGGCAAACCGGACGTAATTCGTCAACTCTGTCGCATTTGCAGCCATTTAAGCATTCTCCTTTGGTTTGGATGGAGCGTGTGCCGCCAGGCGGCCGAAGGGAGGATCATCCAGGCTTCCTTGATCGCGAAAGCAGCACCCGATTGGGATGCGGCATGTCGGGATAGGCCCAAAGGCCGACACGCGACTGCTCTGCGATCCCCTCTTCGATGCTGTAAGGCAGGTAGACCGGCTTGCCGGTGGTTTCGAGGGCGGCGAAGGCAAAACCTCGGGTGATCAGCATGGCGCCAAGGTCGAGCGCGTTGTTGCCGATGTGAGCCGAGCAGATGACGAGGATAGTGGACGGCTGGCCGGACGCCGGTGCCATCACTTGCGCGACTGGTGCGCATGTCGGTTTGGTATCCTTGACGATCGCCGCCAGCATCGCCAGCGACACGGCGCCGCAATCCTGCCTTTGCCCTGCCTGGTCGGTATAGGTAGCTCCGCGGATACAGGCCTGCACGCCGTATAGCCGCATAGTCTGCCCGGCTTGTTGCCAACTGTCGCCCGTTAGAAACGTTACGCCCGACAGCGGAACGGCAAAGACAAGGGACGAAGGCTGCGGCGCCTGCGCATTGGCAGACGCGCAGAACGCCAACAGGACCGCGGTATGACACACTTTTCCGGCTCCGATGTGGCTTGTTTTCATTTCTGCACCTCGTTTGCCGCCACCGGAGTGCAGTCGACACCATCATTGGAGTTGGTGATGCAGCCGACATTGTAGCCGGCGCCGGAGATCAGATAACTGCAAACGCTGGTACCGGCGCCGTCGCGCGTGCCGGCCGCGTTGCAGTCGAGGCCGGATTTGGCGAGATTGGAAAGCTTGCCGCCTGAGCCGCAGCCGAACTGGCAGGCCTTGAGGATCGAGGATTGCGAGATGTTGGCGCAGGTACCCTGGTAGCAGACCTGTTGCCCGATCAGGCTTGTGAGGCCGTTTTTCTGAGCCGCGTACCACTGACTGCGTTCATAACGTTGCCAGGCGGCGACCTGCGCCGACGGGCTGTTCAAAAAATCCTCGCGCGAGCCATCCCAATAGGCCTGCAGCGTTCCGCTGTCGCAGAACTGAAACGCACCGTAACAGCGGGTGCCGTTGACGACGGGGGAAATGCTCGCGAAGTTTCCTTCGCTTTGACTGACGTTTGAGGCGTATTCGGCGCATTCGGCTGGCATGCCGGCGGCGAGAAGGCTGACCGCACTTTCCCCGGCGAAAGTCAGCGTTGCAACAAAGCCGATGGCGAGGCCCAGATTAGCAAAAAGGTCTTTCTGGTTCGGCAGCCATTGGGACCAAGCATTCGATAAGGCGGCAGCCGTCATTTGATCGGCCCCACATCATAGGACCCGGCAAAGGCCTTGCCATTCTCGCTGATCTCGGAAGTGGTGAGCTTTTTCAAATCCGCCGACAGGATGGCAGTTCCACCCAGCGGCATTTGTGGATTTGCCATCTTGACCGGCGGCACACCATCTTTGATGAGCAAAAGCAAGGCCGTGCACATACCCTGCAGATTGCAATCGCCATTGGTCTGCGTGAGCAGCCAGGTTCCTGATGGGGTGGCGACGCGGGCGGTGTAGATGTTCGCAGTCCCCGCCATCTGCCTGGCATCGGCGAGATCGCTGTCTGTCCAGACGCCGTCCGGATCCTGGGCGGCGTCTTTCGTGGTGAGTTTCAGCGTGAGCTTGTAGCCGTCCTGGGCAAAGGCGCCGTCGGAAATGGCGGCACTCAGTGCCAAGGTCACGGCGAACAGAGCAGATGTTCGTTTCATAAAAATGTCCTGTGGAAGTCAGCGGGAGAGATGACGGCCGATAGACCGAGACTTGTCGATGAGCGCGGCAAACAATGTGGTGATGAGGCGTGCGAGACGAACCGGCTGCGCCAGCAAGCTGCGCAGAAATCGGTAGGTGGCGCGAACAACGAGACCGGCGAATTTGAAGAGGTAGATCGCCACGGCGCAGCAAAACCCGATCAGCACCGCGTTGAACAGCAGGTAAAACGCCAGCACGAGCACGGTATAGGCGAGATTGTCCAGGGGATGGACATAGACCTGCTGCGCCTCGGCCGTGACCCAAACTCCGCCGATCGTGGCAATGCCAGCGACCACGATGATCGCGATGACGATCTCGGTGGGGCCAAGCCGCTGAATGAACCAGATCTCCTTGCGCATGTCCCTTACCTTTCTTCAACCTCTGCGGCTCATGCCGATGCCTGCGTCTCACGGACTGAGATCGAACCAGGCCCGCGTCGTCGTCCCGCCCGGCTGCCGGATGTCGAAATAATAAGGCTTTTCCCTCAGCGTCCGCGGCTTGCGATCGAGCTCGATGCGCTCGCCACGCTCGGTCGTAAACTTGGAGCAGTAGCTCTCCGAATTGCCGCCATGGCCGGACTGGACTTCGGCTTCCGAATAGCCGGCCGGGCAATCCTCAAAGGCCTCGTATCCGGGCGCGCCGGTACCGGCGCCCGTGCAGACCGGCCAGGAAAAGCCCGGCAGCGCCATGGCGGCAATCAGCTTTTCCATTGGCGGCACGCAATAGGGAATGCCGTGCCAACTGGGCGTCTGCGCGGCCACACACAACACGATCTGGCAGCCCCAATCCGCATCGGCGGCTTGCGCCAGCGTTTGCCCGGAAAGCCACGCGGCAAGCGCGGATGAGGCAAAGAGACCGCACCGAGTGACGACAGACATAGGCATTCCTTTTCTTTTACGAAGTCACTTGCACATGGATCATGATTTTATATATATGAACAATATAAACCGGAAACGCCAGATGTCCAGAGCCCCCGCACACATTGCTTTCCTGCTTGCTAGCCTCGTTGTCCCATCGATCACGCGCGCAGATGACCTCAAGCCAATTGCGGCTCCTACCGTAGCCTCCACCGCGTGCCGCGACGGCGCCGTGGAGCCGGACACTATCAAGCAGCTGATCGTCAAAGAGGCCGCACGGCAAGGCGTTGATAGTCGACTGGCACTCGCCATCGCCGAACAGGAGTCCGGCTTCGGCAGCCGCGTCAATTCGCCGGCCGGCGCGCGTGGGGTCATGCAGCTGATGCCGGCGACCGCGGCGCGCTACGACGTGTCTGACATCTGCGATGCGGCAGACAACATCCGCGGCGGCGTCAGTTATCTCAAGGATCTGACCGCGATGTTCGGCGGTAATATCATGCTTGTGGTTGCTGCGTACAATGCCGGAGAAGCCCGCGTAGTTGCAGCGCGTGGTGTGCCATCGATCGGTGAGACCGTGTCTTATACGGCCCTCGTCACCAATGCCTACTACGGCTTCGACAATGTCTTGAGCGGCAGGCGAGCAGGGCGGGTTGTTCGGCCCGACTCTTTGGCTCGTTCGTCCGGCGTCGATTTGCTGGCGGCAACGCCACCGTCAGACAAACCCATTCCGATCAATCAAACAAGGGCTGATACCGGCGGTCACGACTGGATCGGCGGCTCGGTCCTCTACGTGCAATAGACAACAAGGAGCATGGCATGAAGACAAAATTCTTTGATCTGGCCCGGTCGGTCTCTCGGCGCTCGCTCAACGTCAAAGCTTTCGCGTTGGCCGGAATTGCTGTTGCAATATCGACGGGCAATGCCGATTTGGCCTATGCCGCCGGCGACATCTTTCAGCCGATCAATTCGGTCTTCACTACCCTCCTCAATTTCATGACCGGAACCTTTGCGACGACGTCAGCGACGATCGCCTGCGCGGCCGTCGGTTATATGGCGCTCACCAGCCGCATCCCCTGGAGCTGGTGCTTCTCAATTATCGTCGGCATCGCCTTCATCTTCGGCGGTGCCCAGCTCGTCCAGTCCGTGTCCTCCGGATTGGGTGGCTGATGAGCGGGACCCAGGCAAAGGCGGAGGTGGCGCCCCTCGTTCTCGGCCTCACTCGGCCGCGGATGTTCTGGGGCGTGCCGATCGGTCTTTTTGTCGGGGAAATGATGATCGTCGTCATGACCTTCCTCAACACCAAGAACCTCGCCATGTTCTTGCTGTTCCTGCCCTTGCACGCGCTTTCCTACGTGATCACCGTGCGCGATCCCCATCTGCCGAACGTCGTTCGGGTCCGGATCGCCAAATGCCCGTGGACGAAGAACCGTCACTTCTGGGGCGGCAATTCCTATGAGCCGTAACGGAGTTTTCCATGCAAAGGGCGGTTCGCAGAAATCTTCGATTTGGCGCCGAGATCGGCCGGGAAAAGCCGATATCCGCCCACATTCCCTATCTCAGGCATGTCGATGAAGAAACCTTGCGGACCAAGGACGGCATGCTGCTGTCGGTGATCAAGATCGACGGCTTCTGCCATCAGACGGCCGACCAGGAGATCATCGACGTCGAGGCGACGGTGCGCAACACGCTGATCCGGGCGCTCGCCGACAGCCGCTTTGCCGTCTACTCCCATATTGTCCGCCGACGCATCCCGCCGAATATCGGCGGCGAGTTCGATATCCCCTTCTGCCGGGATCTCGACGAGCGCTATCGGATGGGTCTCGCCGACAGTCGCATGTACACGAACGAGCTCTATCTGACGGTCATCCGCCGCGGCTTCCAGGGCAAGGTCGGTCTTGCTGATGCGTTGCTGTCGCGCTTCCGCAAGGCAGCCGGTGTCTCCGAACAGGCACTCGATCGTGAGGCGCGTCAGGAGCTGCGCCAGCATCTCGCCAATATCGTCAAGGGAATGGAAGGCTACGGCGCCAGGATCCTGAAGGCGGTGGTTCGCGATCACAGTGTCGCGTCCGAGTTGCTTGAGTTTCTGGCCATGCTGTTGAATGGCGGCCAGCCCGTCAACATGGCTCTCCCCCGCATGGCGCTCGACGAATATCTGCCGACCCGGCGCATTACCTTCGGTCGGCGCCTGCTGGAGATGCGTGGCGGTAGCGATAACGAGACCCGCTTTGGGGCGATGTTGTCGATCCGCGAATACGCACCCTATACGGCAGCCGGCATGATCGACGGGCTGCTAAAGATCCCGGGCGAGTTCGTCCTCTCGCAAAGCTTTTCCTTGGCCGACCGTGCGCCGATTCTCTCCGAGATGGATCGCATCGAGCGACAGATCAGCGTCTCGGACGAGCGCGGCACGAGCCTCGAAAGCGCAATTTCGATTGCCAGGGACGAGTTGGTCAATGGCCGGGCTGTGATGGGCTACCACCATCTTTCCGTCATGGCGCTCGGCAATTCCATCAAGGAAACCGAGACCAGTGCCCAGGCGATCACCAAGGAACTGCAGCACGCCGGCATGGTGGTGGTGCGCGAGGACCTGAATGCCGAACCGGCCTTCTTCGCGCAGCTGCCCGGAAACTTTGCCTATATAGCCCGGCGGGCGCTGATCTCGTCGCGGAATTTCTGCGGGTTGGCTTCCTTTCATAATTTTGCGCTCGGCAAGCCCAGCGGCAATTATTGGGGACCGGCGATCTCGCTGCTGCAGACCACGTCGATGACGCCGTATTTCTTCAATTTCCATAAGGGCGAGGTCGGCAATTTTATCGTCACCGGCCCGACAGGCTCCGGCAAGACGGTGGCGCTACTGTTTTTGCTGGCGCAGGCGATGCGAGTCAGACCGCAGCCGCGTTTTGCCTTCTTCGACAAGGACCGCGGTGGCGAGATTTTTATTCGTGCCTGTGGTGGCCAATATGAAGTGCTGCAGCCTGGCATTCCGACCGGCTTCAATCCGCTGCAGCTCGAAGATAACCCCGACAACAGGTCTTTTGTCTATGAGCTGTTAAGCTACATCGTCCGCCCGAGGGACGAGGCGGAAAAGCTCGGTCCCGAACAGGAAAAGATCCTCGCCCGCGCCGTCGGGCAGATTTTTGACGTGCCGATCCGCGAGCGTCTGTTCTCCGACGTTGTCCATCTGCTCCGCGGCGGCGAAGTCGCCGGCCGTGACGATCTCGCCTCGCGCTTTGAGGCCTGGTGCGACACGCGCGGATGGTTGTTCGACAATCCCGTGGACCTTTGGGATACCGACCGCGGTATTTTTGGTTTCGATCTGACTGCGGTCCTCGATGATCCTGAGATCAGAACGGCCGCACTTGGTTATATCTTCTTCCGCGCCGGCCAGATGCTCGATGGTATCAGGCCGATGATGCTTTTCGTCGACGAAGGCTGGAAAGTCGTCAGCGACGACAAGGCCGGCGCCTTCATCAACGATCAGCTCAAAACCATCCGCAAGAAAAACGGCATTGTTGGCATCGGCACGCAGTCGCCGCGCGATATCACGACGTCGCCGATCGCGCACACGCTGCTCGAGCAAAGCCCGACGAATATCTTTTTCCCCAACCCAAAGGCCGATCGCGACAGTTATGTCAGAGGATTTGGTCTCTCGGAGGTCGAGTTCGAGTGGGTGAAATCCACGTCCTCGACCAGCCGCCAGTTCCTGGTCAAACATGACCATGACAGCGTCATTGCCCGCCTCGATCTCTCAGCGCTGCCCGAGTTTATCAAGGTTTTGTCCGGCCGCGCCGAAACCGTTGCGGAATGTGAGCGGCTGCGCCGGCGTTACGGCGATGCCCCGGAACATTGGCTGCCGTATTTCTGCGGCTGGGCTCAGGAGCCTTCCAGTGCCTTCGAACCGATGGGGGACGAGCCATGACCAGACGCCCGCTCAGCCATCTCGTTCACTTGCTGCTGCTGACGACGAGCACCCTCCCCTCACCTGCTCAGGCGCAGGTGCCGGTCAATGATGCGGCGCGGACCACTCAAGAGACGAACACCGCCGTCTGCATGCAACGCGCTCGGACCTTCAAGCAATCATCCGTGTCGCCCTCGCGCAGTGTGACAAACAGCGTGACAACGAAGAATGACCTTGCCGGCATGCAGCAGGTCAGTGGCGCCAGCGTCTCCGGATCGCCACTCTCCGGAACCGCGATTGGCAATGCCGACCTGTCGATCCTTCTGGCCTTCGGCCAAGGTATCCAGGCCCTTAAAACCAAAAATGTCGGCCAGGCGGTGAGCGGCATGGCGGCGGTCACATCCGCGATCACCGCAAATACTGCGACGTTGAAGACCCAGGCAACCACAATCGGCACGGCCAATTCGCTGCAGGGCGCCTTCGACCAGAATACCACGGCGCGCCTGTCCGGGGCTCAGGTCTGGAACCAGGCGATCCAGGCAACGACCACCACCGTCCAATTGCGCAACCAGCATCTGATCGATCAGGCGGCGGCCGAAAGCGCTGCGTCGAAAGTCATGACCTACGATCCCGGCGCGGTGTCGTTTGTCGGCAGCCAATAAACAGGAGGATCAGGAGATGAACAGAGGCACCACCACAATCAGGGGCATCTTGCTCGCGGCGTCAATGTTGGCTCCCACAGCAAGTGCCTACGCCCAGGTCCCGGTGATCGACAACGCGACGCTGGAGCAGGCCACGAAAACCGCCTCGAACACAGCCGAGATCATGTCGTCGAACAGCGACATCCTGCAGACGGTGAATAAGACGCTTGCCGCCGTCACGGGAAACCGTTCCACGAGCGAGATCGCCAATGCCGCACTCGGGTCCGGCTTTTCGATCGGCAATGCGCCGGACTTTTCCACGCTGCTCAGCGGTCAGATGTCCTGGGGTAATCTCGGCTCGTACGGCAATACCGCCGCAACGATCCTGAATGGCCTTAACCTGGTCAAGACCCTCTCTGGGCAGGCGGACAGCGCTGCCTTCACTCGCGGCGACAAGGCTTATCAGGGCCTGGTCAACACGGCGACGGCGCTGACGGCCTCCATTGCCGGAACACAAAGCGGTGCCCAGCAACGCTCCACCGCCTTCCAGGCCGTACAGGGACAAATCGGCACGGCCACCGACATCAAAGGTTCGATCGACCAGAATTCGCAGGTGCAGACGCAGACGGCGCAAACGGTCAACGAGCTCGTCGGTGCGGTCAATGCTGGCAATGCTGCGCTCAACGCGGAACAGATGCGGCAGTTAGCGGCAGAAGCGGCGACGTCGCAGTTCATGACCTATGACGCAGGCAAACTCTCCTTTGTCGGACAGTGAAAGGGTCGATGATGCAGGCGCTTCGAATCCTCTCCCTGGCATTGGTCGTTGCTGCCTTCGCGGGCCTGCCCGGATGCGCCAGCCACAAGGAGCTGAAGGCGCCATGCTCGCCTGAGACGAGCTTCCTCTCCACGCAGGCTTATGCCGGCGGCCTCACCGATCGCTGTGGGCCGATGGTCCGCCAGCTCGGCGTCATCAGCAGCGATGATCCCGGCGTCACAACTCTTGGTAATCCCCGCGTCACCAATCCTGGTGATCGCGCCGTGACGGTGTTTTAGAGCCGGGAAGATCCATGAACCCCTTCGATATTCTGTTTGGCAAGATCGATAGCATGGGCGTCAGCGCCGTTCAGACCATGTATTCGACCCTCGCCAGCTCCCTTGGGCCGCTGTTCCTGGCCGGTCTCACGGTTTATGTCGTCTGGTGGGGCTACGAGATGTTGTTCGGCCGCGCCCAGATGACCGCCGGCGCCTTCGTCTGGCGGTTCGGCCGGGCCTTCATCTGCTACACGCTCATCGTCTCCTGGGCCACCTACCAGCCTCTGATCGTTCAGCCTTTGATTTCCGCCCCCGACGGCATGGCAACCATCGTTTGCCAATCGACCGGTGGCAGCAATTGCGGTGGCGACGGCAGCTCCGGCTCGTCCGTCACGCAAGGGCTGACTGATATCTGGAATGGTGGTATTGCCGTGGTCAAGGCGATGGTTGACGCCGGCGGCATCACCGCGGTCGGCATGTATATCTTGGCCATCGTCGTGCTCGCCGTCGTCTGTATCCTCTGCGCCATCACCGTCACCCTGTTGATGATCGGCAAGATGACGATGTTCATCCTGCTGGCGATCGGCCCGATCGTTTTGTGCTGCGCCCTCTTCAATCTGACCTCGCGGGTCGTCGATGGCTGGATCACCAGCCTTGCCGGCTATGCGCTGCTGCCGATTATTGTCTATGTCATCCTCGGCTTCATGCTGACTCTCCTGAAGGGCCGCGTCGATGCGCTGACCGCTGATGCCAGCGCAGCCAATATGACGACGTTGGCGCCGTTTCTGCTGATGTCGATCGTGACGGCCTTCCTCCTCACCCATTCGATCTCGATTGCGCTCGCCATCGCCGGCGGCGGCCCCAGGATCGATGCGCTTGGCGCAACCGCCGGCGTAATGGCGGCAAGACTCGGCTGGAGAGCCGGCGCGCTGACGGCTCTGGGGATTGCGACTACCGGCCGGGGCGTCGGTCAGGCCGGAGGATCATGGTTCAACAACACGCGTGGCGGGCCAGCCACCATTGGTGACGGGGATCCTGCCGCCGCACAGGTCCGTGCCGCAGCCGCCAATGCGCGCCAATAGCCAGCCATGGAGAGTTGAGAATGGCCAAGAGTGAACACGAGGCGGCTGAGGTCAGTGCGCCTGCTGGGACAGTCGATCCCCGCTACTATACCGAAGGCGAGCGCTGGGAGCGTTCGGTCTATCGATCCGTGGCTATTTCTCGCGGGGCCTGGAGGACGGTGGCCGTGTTGCTTGGTGTCGCCTTGGCGGGTGCGATCGGGCTGCTGTGGATGCTGCTGCCGCTCAAGTCCTTCGATGTCGTCGTGCTCGAGGTCGACAAGACGACTGGCTTTGTCGAAGCCAGCCGGCCGCTGCAGGAGCGTGGCGATCTCACGCAGAACGAAGCGGTGACACGGGCGAACATTGTGCGCTTCATCCGGGCGCGCGAGACTTATGATCCCAAGGGATTGCGGGATAATTTCGACCTGGCGTCGCTTTATTCGACCGGCAAGGCGGCGGCGGATCTCGCCAACACCTATTCCGGCGCCAACCCGACCAATCCCGTCAAACTCTATGGCCCCAGCACCGCAGTGACCGTCTTCGTCAAGAGCGTCATCTTCCTGAATGACAGTACAGCGGCAG carries:
- a CDS encoding TrbC/VirB2 family protein, encoding MKTKFFDLARSVSRRSLNVKAFALAGIAVAISTGNADLAYAAGDIFQPINSVFTTLLNFMTGTFATTSATIACAAVGYMALTSRIPWSWCFSIIVGIAFIFGGAQLVQSVSSGLGG
- a CDS encoding thermonuclease family protein, translating into MCHTAVLLAFCASANAQAPQPSSLVFAVPLSGVTFLTGDSWQQAGQTMRLYGVQACIRGATYTDQAGQRQDCGAVSLAMLAAIVKDTKPTCAPVAQVMAPASGQPSTILVICSAHIGNNALDLGAMLITRGFAFAALETTGKPVYLPYSIEEGIAEQSRVGLWAYPDMPHPNRVLLSRSRKPG
- a CDS encoding VirB4 family type IV secretion/conjugal transfer ATPase, with protein sequence MQRAVRRNLRFGAEIGREKPISAHIPYLRHVDEETLRTKDGMLLSVIKIDGFCHQTADQEIIDVEATVRNTLIRALADSRFAVYSHIVRRRIPPNIGGEFDIPFCRDLDERYRMGLADSRMYTNELYLTVIRRGFQGKVGLADALLSRFRKAAGVSEQALDREARQELRQHLANIVKGMEGYGARILKAVVRDHSVASELLEFLAMLLNGGQPVNMALPRMALDEYLPTRRITFGRRLLEMRGGSDNETRFGAMLSIREYAPYTAAGMIDGLLKIPGEFVLSQSFSLADRAPILSEMDRIERQISVSDERGTSLESAISIARDELVNGRAVMGYHHLSVMALGNSIKETETSAQAITKELQHAGMVVVREDLNAEPAFFAQLPGNFAYIARRALISSRNFCGLASFHNFALGKPSGNYWGPAISLLQTTSMTPYFFNFHKGEVGNFIVTGPTGSGKTVALLFLLAQAMRVRPQPRFAFFDKDRGGEIFIRACGGQYEVLQPGIPTGFNPLQLEDNPDNRSFVYELLSYIVRPRDEAEKLGPEQEKILARAVGQIFDVPIRERLFSDVVHLLRGGEVAGRDDLASRFEAWCDTRGWLFDNPVDLWDTDRGIFGFDLTAVLDDPEIRTAALGYIFFRAGQMLDGIRPMMLFVDEGWKVVSDDKAGAFINDQLKTIRKKNGIVGIGTQSPRDITTSPIAHTLLEQSPTNIFFPNPKADRDSYVRGFGLSEVEFEWVKSTSSTSRQFLVKHDHDSVIARLDLSALPEFIKVLSGRAETVAECERLRRRYGDAPEHWLPYFCGWAQEPSSAFEPMGDEP
- a CDS encoding type IV secretion system protein VirB3 — encoded protein: MSGTQAKAEVAPLVLGLTRPRMFWGVPIGLFVGEMMIVVMTFLNTKNLAMFLLFLPLHALSYVITVRDPHLPNVVRVRIAKCPWTKNRHFWGGNSYEP
- a CDS encoding type IV secretion system protein, with translation MNPFDILFGKIDSMGVSAVQTMYSTLASSLGPLFLAGLTVYVVWWGYEMLFGRAQMTAGAFVWRFGRAFICYTLIVSWATYQPLIVQPLISAPDGMATIVCQSTGGSNCGGDGSSGSSVTQGLTDIWNGGIAVVKAMVDAGGITAVGMYILAIVVLAVVCILCAITVTLLMIGKMTMFILLAIGPIVLCCALFNLTSRVVDGWITSLAGYALLPIIVYVILGFMLTLLKGRVDALTADASAANMTTLAPFLLMSIVTAFLLTHSISIALAIAGGGPRIDALGATAGVMAARLGWRAGALTALGIATTGRGVGQAGGSWFNNTRGGPATIGDGDPAAAQVRAAAANARQ
- a CDS encoding lytic transglycosylase domain-containing protein produces the protein MSRAPAHIAFLLASLVVPSITRADDLKPIAAPTVASTACRDGAVEPDTIKQLIVKEAARQGVDSRLALAIAEQESGFGSRVNSPAGARGVMQLMPATAARYDVSDICDAADNIRGGVSYLKDLTAMFGGNIMLVVAAYNAGEARVVAARGVPSIGETVSYTALVTNAYYGFDNVLSGRRAGRVVRPDSLARSSGVDLLAATPPSDKPIPINQTRADTGGHDWIGGSVLYVQ
- a CDS encoding type IV secretion system protein, which encodes MNRGTTTIRGILLAASMLAPTASAYAQVPVIDNATLEQATKTASNTAEIMSSNSDILQTVNKTLAAVTGNRSTSEIANAALGSGFSIGNAPDFSTLLSGQMSWGNLGSYGNTAATILNGLNLVKTLSGQADSAAFTRGDKAYQGLVNTATALTASIAGTQSGAQQRSTAFQAVQGQIGTATDIKGSIDQNSQVQTQTAQTVNELVGAVNAGNAALNAEQMRQLAAEAATSQFMTYDAGKLSFVGQ
- a CDS encoding DUF736 family protein — translated: MAANATELTNYVRFAGDGKSLSGNIASIAYDLDISGEEYESANAKAPVYRLFAKSPRGKRVEIGGIWKKQNQSGGDYFTLSVNTGYGRLNANLSANAQHLSRGRYPGQDDEDLMAIIPWD
- a CDS encoding acyltransferase, whose product is MTAAALSNAWSQWLPNQKDLFANLGLAIGFVATLTFAGESAVSLLAAGMPAECAEYASNVSQSEGNFASISPVVNGTRCYGAFQFCDSGTLQAYWDGSREDFLNSPSAQVAAWQRYERSQWYAAQKNGLTSLIGQQVCYQGTCANISQSSILKACQFGCGSGGKLSNLAKSGLDCNAAGTRDGAGTSVCSYLISGAGYNVGCITNSNDGVDCTPVAANEVQK
- a CDS encoding thermonuclease family protein; its protein translation is MERMRKFSAVAAALYSLVTAAPADAGPRSAFISFSVHATYCENSACEPVTLQIASGDTFVINRWGNHREQVRIANIDAPNRQARCVRERERADQATDRLGRLLNGSTFTMARVNTDRRGDSIAFVSVDRRDLGHRLVREGLAFPWEPRHRSWC
- a CDS encoding virB8 family protein: MAKSEHEAAEVSAPAGTVDPRYYTEGERWERSVYRSVAISRGAWRTVAVLLGVALAGAIGLLWMLLPLKSFDVVVLEVDKTTGFVEASRPLQERGDLTQNEAVTRANIVRFIRARETYDPKGLRDNFDLASLYSTGKAAADLANTYSGANPTNPVKLYGPSTAVTVFVKSVIFLNDSTAAVRFSTTRSGSGGPTVTEHWVANVRFKYTSEPMRNDWRFDNPLGFQVTEYRRDQETVTPDEDNQ